The following is a genomic window from Fundulus heteroclitus isolate FHET01 chromosome 16, MU-UCD_Fhet_4.1, whole genome shotgun sequence.
CCTTCATGTACTTCATGAGGATTCTCTCGAAGCGCTTCATGATGACTCAGGTCAGAGCAATAGGATGGTAGTCATTGAGGCAGATGATGGTTGTTTTTTCTGGGAGTATGCATGATGATGGAGGATTACAAGCAGTCAGGAACCATGAAAAGCTGCAGGGAGATGTTAATAATAAAGACTAGTATAGCATCTAGACTGGAAAGTACCCCTGCATGTTTCCTCCTTTAATTTTGTTCCCAAAAGAAAACCCACAGAGGTGCTTTGACTGCAACTGTCCACCTGAGAAGAAGCAATAGTTTCTGAAAAGAATTAACACCAGCGCTGAGAGCAGATCAGGTATAATTTTAGATTTAAGACATAAAGTATATGATTTAATATTAATAGTATTTCATAATTAGTAATAATTAATCAGTGCAGGACATCCCAGTCTTTGCCTACCTGACTGTATTCTTAACTTGGATCAAAACCTTACCAGAAGAATCAGTCAGATACACATTAATGGGTTCTCAGCTATATAAAAGCATAGGAAATAAATTCCAGATCagtataacatttaattgagtTATACTTTATCTCCATTTTTCATCTGTACCAAGATATATGAAGATGTTAACTACTCTGGCATGTATAATCAAAATCCATTAGTTGGGGCAATCCTCCCAGTCTTTGACAGATGAAGGTGTTGCTATGTCTAAATGATCCTGTTTAGGATGCAAAGGTTGCTGTTCTCACATGTTTTAATCTGTATTTGCCTCTGCAATAGAGCAAATGCAAATAAGGTGGATACATTTCTTCACATGTGGGGCGCTGATAGTGTTTCTGAGCAGTGTTTAATTCTGGTAGTCAGGAATGGACAAGGTAAATATAGGAAAGCATCAtctctttttgtctttatttggaAAACCAAGCTCGCATCAGCCGCTGGTTagctttatttaacaaaaaagattAACACAAGGTTAAACAAGTTTTACTCTTTGTAGGTAGGTTTAAACATGCTTAAACCTCTCCTAGTCACCAGCACTaacaaaattattcttcaaCTTTACATGATgattgtttattctttttttattgaaatattaagAGTGAGTACATACtatataaaacagttaaatggtttcagtttaaaaaaaagatgtattcAATCCAATCATACAAACAAATTCAATTTCCTCTTGTAGTTGATTTGGAGCATTCCTTTCTGCTGGATGATCATGTAGCAACAGTAGACATGTGATACATGAAAAGGATTTGTAGCAAATTCCAGagctgagcatgcatgaaaaTGTTCCATTATTTCTAACTTCTTTTTGTTAACACCGGAGTACATAACATGAGTACATAACATTGTATGTGTCCTCTGAGGTAACTGCAGTCCTGAAGTATCAAAAGATTGTAGAAATGTCACAGTTTTTGTACCCAACAAGAAGATAAAACCTAAAAATTCTAATTACACAATAAATCAAGCAAAAGGATGAGATGTAGTATAGGAAGCAACATCCAAACTATAAAACATTACATTCTTCTAGCTAAAAACAGAACACGTTTTTGCTTGAGTAAGATGTTCTCTGCTTTGTCCCCTAGTTGGTGGAAGCAGAGATCCATCTCAAGTTGGTTAAGAGTGACATTAAGGCttcattaaaataactttattttgaaCAGAAATCCTCACACAACAAAaactttgcttaaaaaaaagaaagtaataaccacaaatttacaatttttgttCATACTCAGGAGTCTTATTTTGCAATACAAAATACAGGGTTAGGCTGtatatttacttatttagtCTTTAACTGTGCAAGGAAAGAACTCTTGAAAACaagcttttctgtttaaacGCTAGGGGGCGATAGCATTCTACATGAAGAATTTGAGCCTGATTAAGGCTTCTACAGTTTTAATTGCTTTCTTGTTTTCTGCAGATTGAATTGATTGTATGTACTGTTTAAATTGCAGCAATGCATGATTTCAGTACCTCTGGATGTATACTTACATATATAAAACTTgactataataataatcagaCCCATTACACATTGCCGTGCTTATTTTGTAGGTCTTTACAGTTTTCCgtaaggccaaatgctgcattctttcaaaataacagaaatcttTAGCAATTTGTTTTGGAAAACAAGTTATATTTATGATTCCAAAAGGATTAAATATAGgtgcaatgtaaaaaaaataaaaaaatgaagatcacAACAAAAGCTGCAGTGAACATAAATTCTCTTTTAAGAATGTTTCTGGATGTAGACATTAGCAAGACAATTGTAATGAATTGATTTACATGAGATtattaactttttaattattacgTATTTGGTAGGAGCCTGACCGCCTTCCAGTTTATGTCTAAGAACTATcccaaaataaacaacagaaggAACCGTTGTAATGTATTTTTGAAACGAAGCTCTGACTGacgtattattattactgtaatTGATACAGAAACATAATTTGACTGCAGTAGTATATATAGCTACTAACTAAGACAATTGTTGAAGGTTTGGCTTTGGTTGTGACCACAAGCACGTACAAATTCCAGATGCTATGACACCCAGACCTTTAGCATAATCTTCTGGAAGGAGAGGAGTCTTAAATTCATATAGAAAGTTTTCATATGAGAAGAGTTCACCATCTTTGTTAAATCACTGAGCCACATGTATATTGTTATTATGAAACCAATATAGTATAAAGAGGGATCTGTGTCCACATAAACTGTCCTTATTGTTCCACATAAGATAGTGAGATTAAGTCAAATATGGATCAGTTTCTAAAATGACATCATTGTATACAAATACAGTAAAACACTGTATGTGATTAAGGCTGTGAAGCGACATCTTTCATTGGTTCTATTTTACATGACAGaacaacactgacatttcttttgtttggcCTCTTTCCCAACATTGTCTTCTGTCTGGGTTTCAGGTTCTGCTTCATTCTCATCCAGTGGAACGTCTTGAAGGGTTGTGTCTGGAGCTCTTTTCTTGATCTCTTGCTCTCTTTCATTTGCTGAGAGAGACTGAAGTGAAGCAGAAGCTCCTGGCTCGACTACACGTTCTTCTCCATCCTCAGTAATAATGACCCGCTCTGCTGTGAGCATGCCTTCGTAGTCCTCTTGAACGCGAGCATCGTCAGGTGTTGCATCAGTGTAACCCAGGAACACAAGTGTAACCGGATCTTCCTCCAAGCTTAAGCCCTCCGTGCTACTCAGCATCTCTGCGGCGTCGTTGGTAACCATTTCGGTTTTGAGATCTGGGATTTCAATACTTGCATGCTGCTTTATCTTCTCAGCATCCAGTTTATGTTCAGAGCTGTCTAACTGTGAGTTGTCCTCCACTGATGTACCATTGAGGGTAATAAAACTCAGGACATTATCGTCTTGATTCTTGCTGCTTTCTACATTCCCAGTGGTCATCTCTGTCTTGTTTGGTGTTACTGCTACTTCATCCAGCAGCACTGTCATTCCAACATCATTAATGACACTCAGTATCTCACCAAGCTCTTCAGTCGAAGGCTCACCTACCAAACCGCCAACAGTATGGATGCTTTTCCTTCCATCATCAAATATGGTCGTAGATGTTGGAGCGGCAGTAGTTGAGGAGATGGGGGCCACTGATTTGACAACGGTGGCACCCGTCTTGGGATCTCTCTCCACTTGCACAGCTAACATCCCAAGGACtgcaaagagaaaataaaattaagctcCACGTGCTGACAGCAAAGGTTACACTACTGGATGGAATAACTCAGTACACATGCAGATACATGATGGTTATGTTGGCAACATGATTTGTTTTGCATTAAGCTGGCACATCCAGATCGATCCTCCAGAGGGCAAAACCGGTGGAATTAAAAGTAGAGCGGTAGTGCAACTGCAGGTAAGTGCACTTTCTGACAATCAGGAAAATGGGTGAATGTCAGAAGACATTGAGaccacattttaaaactttgtcTTAGTCTTGACTATATTTTTGTACCCTGTCTTgtctcttgatttttttttctcgagATCAGTCAAGATCATAGCTGCTTCATCCTTTTTTGATGCACCTCTGTGTGAAACTTATGGTAGTGTTCAAGTCCACTTTGAAACTCAGTCTTGGTAACGAGTCCATCTTGGGAAAGTCCTGACTACAATCCTATTACCAAGCATTTGACCGGGTTTCATTGCAGGTTTGCATATGAGCAGGTAATTATACTGTCCAATTGCCTTGGATGTGGGGTGGACAGAGTTCACATCTGCCCGatatgacacacacacacacacacacacacacacacacactggaagTTCTAAACGTCCAAGTTATGCAAGACGGTCAATGCATTGCACACTAAACATTGTAGAATCAAAATATCTCTGTACATATTATTCAGACAGAGGTACTGGACATTTCTTGCCATCATACACTGTGTCTTAAAAACTGGCCCCTGCCAAGTTGCTGTTTCACCATCCTGAACACAGGGTCCATTAACACCTGAAGAGAGGTGGCAGCAATTTCTTTGTGTTTGGATTTATTACTCCACCTTAAATAGCCCTTCAGTCCAGTCGTTCATCAAAATATTTGTCCAGACTTTACTGTGTCCAAGGACTACCAGCACCCGCTGTAAACAAAGTCACCTGAACTTTTCCTGATAAAACATCAACTGCTCGATCTTGAGGACCACTTACTGTCAATATCCAGAGACAgggggacccagtattcaggccaAACAAGCAGATGATGTTTAAAGGAAATTTATTAACGAAAAAACGATCAGACAGAACTTAAATGGGCATCTagccaaaaacagaacataGCTCAAAAAACCAAAATAGTCCAAAACTGATAAATGGTAAGACTAAATCAAAAAACAGGAGAAtcggggtcaggctggctcagaactCCAA
Proteins encoded in this region:
- the LOC105929976 gene encoding paralemmin-2 isoform X2 — encoded protein: MAQRLSHDDGGQEGRSVLGMLAVQVERDPKTGATVVKSVAPISSTTAAPTSTTIFDDGRKSIHTVGGLVGEPSTEELGEILSVINDVGMTVLLDEVAVTPNKTEMTTGNVESSKNQDDNVLSFITLNGTSVEDNSQLDSSEHKLDAEKIKQHASIEIPDLKTEMVTNDAAEMLSSTEGLSLEEDPVTLVFLGYTDATPDDARVQEDYEGMLTAERVIITEDGEERVVEPGASASLQSLSANEREQEIKKRAPDTTLQDVPLDENEAEPETQTEDNVGKEAKQKKCQCCSVM